The genome window TCAGCCTACCAACTCCATTCTGGCCATCCTAACGTGTGGAGAGCTGTATTTTAGAAAGCCCTGCACTTGGGCCCCAGGCCAGTAGGGGGGATTTTACCACCCGGAGTGGTTTAACAACCAGGAGGCAGATTCTTTTCTAGGAGAGGAAGAGCTATTTTTCCCAGAGGTAGTGAGACTGGCTATGGTTTTCCCACCGAGTCCGGCAGCCCCAGAGAGGCCTGGGGCCCAGGGAAGCCGCCTGTGTCTGCCTGGCCTCCCTAGCCCGGTTTACCCACACCCGAGGGACCATTTGTAGCTGGCGAACCCCGGCTCTGGGTGGGtgttccctgctccctccctgagAGGGGAGCAGACTCCTGTGTTGATTTTGGTCAGCTCAAGAGATCCAAAAAGGAGAGCGAAGCTCCCAAATACCCTGCCTCCCTCACCAGCACTGGGAGTGGGAGGCGAGGGCAGAAGACGGCCGGGCGTCAGGGCCAGCGCAGCCTCCACCCTGACCCCGCGCATCCTGCATCCCTGAGCTGCCGCCAGCCCCTTATTCTCATGCCCGGCAGACCCTCACACACACAGGCTGTGGTGGTGGCATGGTCAGGGCTGATGTCCCGGCTGAGCCTGGCTCTGTACTGAGCAGTCGGGGAGCTGGAACGAGTTCTCTGCAAGCGTGTCCTGGCCTCGCTTCCCCCAGGAAGCATGGTGGCAGTTCTGATAGCACAGCAGCCCctcgaggaggaggaggaggaggctgggggccaTCCCCAGGCGTGGATGAAGAACAGAGGCATGCGGGGAGGGCCCGGCACACACTCCTCTAGAAGACAGAGCAGGGCAGGTGGTCCAGATCGTGGGTATGCTGGGCTGTCAGGCCGGGCAGCAGCTTGACCCTCCCCATCAGGCTTCATCAACCACCACTGGGGTCCTGTAGgcacccccctgcccccggcAGCACACACCTGGAAGGGTGAGGGCTGGCTGCCTGAGCAGGACAGAGCCAGGGGCAGTGCGGGTGCGTGGCAGAGGGCATCTGGCCAGTCACCATCCTCAAGTAAAGGGGGTTACTTtcccaataaggtcacattttagTTATTGAAAGGATCCAGGGAAGTTCCCTTGCCTCAATGATCTCCCCTGCTCCAGAGCGGGTTAGGAAGCCTGAGATCCGATACAGAGGTTATTTTCCTACTGTTTCCAGGTGCATGTGACTCGAGGGGTTGTGCCAGGGCAGCCCTGGCTgctgggagaggggatggggcCAAGGGAGGGAAGGGTGGTGTGGAAGCCGGGGCTGGGATCCCCCTGCTCTGGGCTGCCCCTCACGCCTGGACTCTGCCCCTCAGTGCAGTTATCACCTGGCCCCTCCCTGAGGGCTGCTCACGGGTACTGGTTATCCAAGCTGCCGCTCTTAAGAGGCAGGCCTCAGGAGCCTCCTTTTACGGATTAGGGATTAAGAAGTCGGGGCTTAAAATCGgctaacttgcctaaggtcatttGGCCAGGGACAGTGGCCCTAGATTTGGAAGTCAGCTCAGGGACACCTAGCAGGGACACCCAGCACCTCCCAGAACACTGCCTTGcctctgggggctgctgggggctgggtgCCAGAGCTGGGAGTGTGGCTCGGCCTCAGGGCTTGGGCTGGAATTGCGTCTCAGGCTCAGTGGCACCTCCTTGGGGTCTGCCCCAGGACCGGTGATGTAATTTTTGGcacccagtgcaaaatgaaaatgtgggccCCCTTGTCCAAAAAGTAGGAGTTTCAAGATGGTGACCTCAGAGCATTAAATCGATTGTGGGGCCTGCCTGGCTGCCCAGTTGGCGGTTGGGCCAGCAGCTGGCTGACTGCCTCCCGCACAGCTGCCCCCCGTGTCCCACCACCGCTGAAAGCCTCATGCACAGTGCTCTCTCTGGGATCTAGACTCAATTTTGAAATGCTTCTAGGTTTGTTTCTGGTTTGTTGAGGTTTCTTTACTCCTCCGATTGTAGGAGTTTTGATACTGACTTTTGCCCCGAAATGGGTCCCTGCTTCACTATGCGTACCCTAGACATGCAAGCCTCGGCCTGCCCTCGCTGGCTCGTCCGTGGTGCTGCTCAGAGCAGCGCGGCGTGCGCACATGGAGGGCGCCTGGGCAGGGACATCGGGGGGTCTGGGGCTGTGGGTCAGGCAAGCATCAGGGGGCAGGTCTTGGGCCtcggggagggggaggagtgggCCACAGGAAGAGGCCCAAGGTGGCAAGGCTGTGGTGGGTGGGCATGGCAGTTCCCTCGCATGGGCTGACACCTCTTCTTCCCTGCTCCTTCTTCTGGCTCCGGGTGGCCTAGTGGTGGAGAGCATGGGTGCTGATTCCAGCTGACTGTCATTGCAGCCGCGGGACTGTGCGTGGGGCACTCGCCCTCCATAAGCCCCCGACCCTGGGACAGGAATACCACCTGGTGGGCCCGCTGTCATTCAGACCAGGGCAGCCTTCGATAAATAGGTTGTACCACTATCCCAGAGAGTGTCTCCGGGACAGGGACACCCCATCCCTGCCCGCGCTCTGTGTTTGCCTCTGCTTGGCTCCTGAACCCCCTGCCTGCCCTGACCGGGCTCTGGTCCTTACCTCTCACAGCTGGGTCCAGGTGCGAGGGCAGAAGGGCTGCGGGGTGGCAGGTGGGCTGTGGCCAGTGGGTGGTGGCGCTGCCGGTGGGCTCCGTGCAGCTGTGGTCCAAGGGCTGGCTATttaaggagaggaggggagaccGCAGCCCCTCTGGCCCTGAAAGGCCGCTTCATTCCGAGAGGTTCCTTGTGCGGTGGGCCACTCCTACGGCTGCCTCTGCTGCCACTGCGTCGTGAATATTCCAGTGTGTCCCAGCCCGCgtgccccccccggcccccccagctTGGCCACTGAGCGTCACAGAGGCCGAGTGTGTCACTGTGTTGGAAGCCGTGGAGTGGGCGCGGGCTGGGCGGAGTGGGGGGACTGGCCGGGACTGACAGAGACAAGAGGACGTTTCAGCACAGGGTAATTTCCTACcaatggggggcagggaggggctggccGCCATGGCAACGGGCCTGGGCTCCCAAGCCTGCTCAGGGACTGTAGAGGGGGTCTTGTGaatggggaggctgggaggctgaggAGCCTTGTTTGGTCGAATGAGAGGGGACTCTTTCAGGACACTTGCTGTAGGGTCCTTGTGTCTTGCCCCGTATAATGAGGCTCCGTTCGGGCGTGCGGAATAAATCGTGGCCTTTCTCTTGAGCGGGGCACAGCTGCAGGCCTCCTCATAATGGGGCGCTGTCTGTGTCTGTGGGGACGCCGCTCAGCCCGCGAGGCCTGGCCCTTACCTGGGCGGGCTCCTCCCCTGGACAGGAGGCCTGTGAAGACGGCCACTGCTGCCCACTGCCTAGCAGTCCCCAAGACTCTTCCTGGGGGTGGCTCGAGGCTGGGGGGGTTGGGATGTGGACGGTGGCTACTCCTGAGACCGAGCAAGCAAAGTTCATTTCCCCCCATCTTTCCccaaatgatatatccagtaaCACAGGGAACCAAATCACCACGCCCAATCTCAAAAGACCTTTGCAGTTTTtagttaaaacattaaaaaaatgtacatagcTATCATTGGAAAGTAACTACCATGTGTACTATCTTAAATCTGTTTTTCACACAGTCCTGTGCAGTTGGGAGTAttgcccattctacagatgaggaagcaggctcagagaggtgaagtaacttgccaggaagtggcagagccaggatttgaacccaagcacgTGTCACTCCAAAACTTACGATTTGTGTGTGTTAATGTCCTGGTTCGTTCTGGTTTTCTGTTGCACCTTGATGCCGGAATTCTTAGGTACCATCTTCATTCTACCTAGAAAAGAATTCTGCAGATTGCCTTTAGATCTGGTGCTGGGATCTGGTCTGTTGAAAAGACGTTTCCCCatgtgcctggggggctcagtcagttaagtgtctgcctttggctcaggtcatggtctcagggtcctgggatcgaatctcgcgtcaggctccctgctcagtgggaagtctgctcccctccccccacaaataaataaatagaatcttaaaaagaaaagatgtttccCATCTGGGATTCCTCGTGGGGCACTGGGCTCCTCACTTTGGTGTTGGCTGGGAGCCAGTGGGGTTCGCAGGTGAGTGAccagggcccagcccctcccctgtgctgCCCCGCGTGGAGGTCCGGAAGGACCGGCTCACACGGATTTGATATGAGGGTGTCCGCCTGGCTACTTCTGTTGTTGTGTGATTGCAGATGGTAGCTGTGAGGCATCGATCATTGCAGCAGAGTTCTGAGGAGTTGTGCTAAGTTCTATAGCTTTGAAATGAAAGTTATTCCATATGGCTTGAGTGTTGTTGTAATGCTAAGAGTAGTCACCAAAATTGGGAGTGGGGTCATAGGGAATAAATGCCGTGTCTGTGACAGAGACACAAGCAGGTGGCAGGTGTGGTGTGGACAGGGTGAGCCACAGTGATCTGGCGGCTGTGGGAGCAGCTCTGCTTGGGCCTGCTGTGGCAGGGGGTCTGGGTGTCCAGGTGAGCGGGTGGGGACAGGGATCTGGGGACCGATGGGGCAAAGCCTTAGTCAGGGAGACGAAGACTGCAGCGACAGGCCACGTCTGTGTCCCGTGGGTAGGTGGAGTCAGGTGGCCCCGGTGAGGGGACGGGCTCCCAGTCCTGGCTGTATTGTCATGGGAGATGGTACCCACTGTCTCTCACCCTCCTCTCTTCtacaatcattcattcactcacctaCCAGAGACTCAGCCTGAGCTGCTACCCTGTGTGGGACACAGCCTGGAGCCAGTCAGCAGCTTAACAAGGTTACCGGGCACTCATTTGGGCCCCTGGGCCTTCCCACCCGCTggggagagaagacacaaataaagcAAGCAGACAGCAGTGTTAAGCTGCAGGGAGTCCAGACCCCGGTGAGGTGGCAGACCTTGTGGTCGTCGCCATGGGCAGTGAGCTGGCCTCCCTGGCATCTAGGATCTGCCCATCTGGATGGATGAGGATCCTGAGTCTGACAGTTAATCTCTTAACTAGATTCCTTGATCAGCCTATAAAAGAGGCTGACTGTGGGTATCAGGTCCCTGTAGAGAGGCTCCCTGTGGATGGGCGgctgggaaggcaggaagggagggcccGGAGGCAGCAGGATAGCTTACAGACTGGGGTggcaggtgggggatgggagtaATGGACTGGGGCCTTTGTACATCTTCGCTTGGGGACCCTGAATCGAAATTCCTGCCACCTTTGAGGCACAGAAACAGAAACCATGTTGATTTCTCTCTCAGTAGAGACCACAGCTGTTGCCCAATGCAGGGAGTAGCATCAGAAATTACTCTGAGGTCTTTACAAAAAAGACTCTGTAATGATAGTTCCTGGGTTTGGAGGCCTCCGTCTGACACAGCTGTACTTGTCTTTGGAGACAGAAAGCCTGTAGATGTACGGGTCTCTCTTTGTGTGACAGACCCCAAAGGAAGGGGGTGTGCAGGCCAGACAGACCTGGGCCTCCTTGGCTGCTCTGCTGGGCACAGCGGGGTTTTCGAGCTAACAGTCACTATTCAGTTACGCACCCATGTTCAgagacatttgaaaaataaaattaatttttcagcaAATGGCAGTGAAATGTCTACTCTATTCCATATGATGTCCTAGGCTCAGAAAAAGTGGGGAGAAGAAAACTATCACGTTTCCTCTGCCATCCAAAGATGGCAAGCACCAACATTCTGGTGTATTTCTTTCTAGTCATTTTCCAGTGCAGGAGTCCCCTTTTGAGAGGGCACGTCTGCAGCCTTCCTGGCCACGGGATTATTTAGCTAGCTTTTCTGGACCACTCGCTGGGCCTCTGGAGGCTTATGGGCATTGTTAAAGCTGCAGGCAGGAGTCCAGGGGGTCTCTTCTCCCAGGAGGTGGACCATGCtgtctggggagggagagagggagcgggCAGTTGGCCCCTAACACCTGCCTCACTTCCCACAGGCACCTGTGCCGGCCTTGCCACAATCGGGAGAAGGCCAAGGGCCTGGGCAAGTATGTCTGCCAGCGGTGCCATCTGGTCATTGATGAGCAGCCCCTTATGTTTAAGAATGATGCCTACCACCCAGACCACTTCAGTTGCACCCACTGTGGGTACGTGCACGGCTGGGTCCCTGTGCCGGGGGCAGGTGGTGAGCCGGGTGGGACCCCCACCTGGGGCAGTGATGGGACGGGCGGGTGGACAATCGGAGAGGGGGTGCAGGGCGGACGTAGAGGGCATCGCTGCAGGAAACGCCTCTCTCCAGGCCCCTGTTCAGGGAGCCCTTGCATGAGGCCCCGCTGGATGAGGGAGGGCTGGGCCCCTGGAAGCTGGGAGGGAGGAATCAAAGGCTTGGAGGGCCAGGGCAAGGAGGAGGGGTTGGTGCTGCTgttggagagggaggagaggggaaagaagctCCAGAGCATTCCCTCATCCCTGCCCCAGACACCCAGTCTGGTGCGGAGGAGCCAGAGAACAGATCTGCTTCTCAGAGGGCCTGACAATGCACAACACAGACTGCCTTCTGCGAGGCCTGTGCAGGAATCTTGTGCCCCGGGGCCTGTCTGGGGCACAGGAAGTCCCCGAAGAGCCCAGAGATCAAAGAGCCGCCTGCCCTGGGCACTGTGTTGGACTGGAGCGGGGCTTCTCTGGAAGCTgctccctggggctggaggggctggtGGGACCCACCAGCGCCAGCGCAGGCCctgcagaggggcagggatgtCACCTGGGGCTCCTCTCTGTCTTCCAGGAAGGAGCTGACTGCAGAGGCCCGAGAGCTGAAGGGTGAGCTCTATTGCTTGCCCTGCCATGACAAGATGGGCGTCCCCATCTGTGGGGCCTGTCGCCGGCCCATTGAGGGCCGTGTGGTCAACGCACTGGGCAAGCAGTGGCATGTGGAGGTGAGCGAGGCCAGGGCGGGGGCTGCTCACTGTTATATTGGGAGTCTGGCCCTGCAGCGCCTCCACGCTCCCACCCCAGGCCATGTGGCTTGCTCCCGGCAGGGACCTTCCTCCTGGGTGCTGCCCCTCCTTGTGCCTGGCCTCCACGGGAGCCAGGAGACCTGAGGGCACAGGCCACGGTCAGGCAGCCGTGCCCACCTTCTTTCCTCCCCGTCCTGGCCTTCTGGAGGATTCCAAAGTCATGAGAAAACCTTGGGGACAGTCTCCCTGAGACACCCCGTGGGATTATGGTTGGCAGAACTGGCTGTGCACAGCCTCCCGGAGACATGGAGGCTGGGCGCACCTGCCGGCTGAGCTCCTCAGGTGTGTCCGCCTGCGTTACCTGGAACATTCACCTCTACACTGTGGGCTCTAATGGTCTTACAGACCCTCATTGGCAGGGAGGCTTGTGTTCCCTGATGCCCTGACTAGGTCTGTGTCCCAGAGGCTCTGTCTTGGGTTCTGATGCAGGCCCTGGTCCCTGGCCCCCCCGAGGAGGGCGAACCCCCACACACCATAGGAACTGGAAGATGCCGCTCAGTGACCCGGGGCCTGCAGGGGATGCTCACGGGAAGCAGACACATGCAGCCTTCGGTGGGGGGGGGCACCCTGCTTATAACAGAGCAGCCCCAGCGGGGAGGGCGCACGGTGCACCAGGCACCTCGCCAGCACCTGACAGCTTGGGCCGAGGTTGCTGAGGTGGGGAGCAGCCCTGGAGGGGATGGGGATGCGTGTCACTGTGCACCGGGCAAGGACTGGGGTCTGCTGACTCATGGGCGGTCCGTGGAGGTGGCAGCCCCACTGCCCAGCGGTGAGGCCGGTGAGGCACCCCATCCCCTGtctcctggggcggggggggctgctCCAGCCCTGAGCTGCCCTGCCTGTCCCCTCTCCTCTCAGCACTTTGTCTGCGCCAAGTGTGAGAAGCCATTCCTGGGGCACCGGCACTACGAGAAGAAGGGCCTGGCCTACTGTGAGACCCACTACAACCAGGTAGGGCCCGGGGGGCAGAGCGTGGACGGGCAGGGCCTGCGGAGGCTCGGGGCTGGAGCGCGGCTGTGGGGCCGAGGGGAGTCCTCAGGGAGGTGATGGCGTCAGTGGTCGGAATGCTGCAGGCACCCAGCTGGGCAGGAGAGGACGAGGACAGCCCCTCCAGAGCCCGTGGTGGGTGTGGAGGCTGGGCTGTGTGCTCAGTGCCATTTGAGACCCTGGCCCAGACCTGCTGTGGGAACTGAATGAGAGGGCTGTGTGAGGTCCTGGGCTCGTGGGGGTGGCATATGCTGCCGTCCTTCCCCCTCCTGCCAGTCTGGCAGAGCTGCCCAGTTGTTGTGGTCCAGAAGTCAGGGGGTACGGCTGTGGCGCGTCCCTCTCACCGACGCCAGCAGGAGCAACGGGGCCTTCCTGGGAGCAATGCCTCAAGCTGCTGTCTGTCCCAGGGTGGTGATTCTGACGGGCCAGGGGTGCCCTCACCTCGGGCCTGAGACCGcaccctggcaggaggggcccagGAGTCTCAGGAGGGTGCTTGAGAGCAGCTGTTTGGGGTGGGATGGAGGCCAGGTGGCAGCCTGCCACAAGTTTGACACCTGCTCTGTCCGCAGCTCTTTGGGGACGTCTGCTATAACTGCAGCCATGTGATCGAGGGTGATGGTAAGgctcctctgtccctgccccccccaccccccccaccctcgCGTGCCTGAGGCTGGCCCTCTGGCATGTGGGTCCTGCCGCTGCAGGCCCGGCCGGTCCTGAGCCAGCCTGGGCCTGCTcagcctgcctgcccccacccccacagtggTGTCAGCGCTCAACAAGGCCTGGTGCGTGCATTGCTTCTCCTGTTCCACCTGCAACAGCAAGCTCACCCTGAAGTAAGTGGTGCCGGCCTCCTGGGGTGTCCAGGGTGGGCGGAGAGGGACCTGCActgcctctgcctcctcctggagCCTGTCACGGGAGCTCAGATTTGGGTAGGCTGCCCAGGGGCTCTTCATCAGGCTTTCCCTGGGTCCCTGCTGTGGTCAGGCCCTGGGGATGCAGTGGCAGCaagggcagccccagcccctcgGAGGCAGATCGAGgggcccccagggcagggggagagggggagcgaTGTGAGCCTCCACCACACCAGTGAAGACACTGGGctctgaggagggaggggcattCCAGCTCAGGGAACAGCATGTTTGAAGGCAAAGGGGTCAGAACCACAGGAGGTGCAGAATGGCTGGAGCTGTGAGGTGAGGTGGAGCCCAGGTTTCTGAGGACAGCAGGGAGTCGTGGACAGTTCTGGAGTACCGAAGCTTctgggagggaaaggaggccTGGAGGCCTGATTCCTTGTCACCCGTGACCCCTGGCCAGAAGCTCACCCTGGCACCTGGACTGCTGTGGGCCAGAGGCCAGGGGAAGCCCCCTGCTCCGCCTCTGCAGGCTGAGTTGGTGGGGCCCGGGGGCTCTCCTGACTGCTGGACCTCCTCCGCAGGAACAAGTTTGTGGAGTTCGACATGAAGCCTGTGTGTAAGAGATGCTATGAGAAGTTCCCGCTGGAGCTGAAGAAGCGGCTGAAGAAGCTGTCGGAACTGGCCGCGCGCAAGGCCCAGCCCAAGTCCGTGGGCCTCAACTCTGCCTGAGCggcctcctgcctgccctccgcctccaccccatcccttcctgcTGGCACCCCCTGCCCTTCGCTGCCGCCACTCCTCATCTCTGCTCCCTGTCTGTggcctccccctccttccttccctctgccactccccttctttccctccccttctttccctcccccacctcgcTCCCCTGCTCTCTTTGCTCACCACCCCTTCTTTTGCCCCTagtccctcctccccaggcctctcttctctcccttgctGTGGGCTCCTCTCCTTCTGTGCAGGCATGGGGCAGACGCAGGGCCCTTGAGCCTGTGACGGCCTGTGCCCACAAGCCTTAGCTCCAGGTCCTCCGCGAGTGAATCAGGGCCTGGGGTCACCTGGCCCTGATCGTGGGCCACTGCTCCCAGCCCTGCTCATCCAGACCTGTCCCATTCCTGCAGGGGCACCCAGCAGCTCACATCCTTCTGTGGGAGCTTGGCCAGCCTCCACCCCATAGTGGTCCCACTGTGCACACATGGCCCTGGGGAGGCCACAGCCAGGCAGCTGCTCCAGCCCCGTGATCCTGGCCATGAGCAGGGGGGCTTCTGGGGAACCACCTTTTGACCCTTGGCCACACACTCACCTAACCAAGTAGGATCCTTGTGCTTAAACTGCCACCGCACCCCACAAATCATCCTCGGAGGGACAAGGACCCCCCCTCCCGCCATCACTCAGGAGGCCTCCTTCCTGAAATCTGGCCTTGGCCACTCCACCCTGGGCCAGGGGCCACTGTGGCTCCCTGAAGCTCCTCTGTGGTGCCCTCagcacctcgggctccctgctgcttacccccccccccgccccgagggcACGTGCTGATTCTCTGGGTGTAGCTGACAGGGGCCAGAAGGTAGTAGCCTTCTGACTCACTCTGACCCTCCAGGGCCAGCACAGGAACTGGCACTTGCATGATGACTGAAGGCTTACTTACACAACCACATG of Halichoerus grypus chromosome 4, mHalGry1.hap1.1, whole genome shotgun sequence contains these proteins:
- the LIMS2 gene encoding LIM and senescent cell antigen-like-containing domain protein 2 isoform X1, producing MAARLGALAASGLYRRRQHRQSPPPAAPGNMSSALANAVCQRCQARFAPAERIVNSNGELYHEHCFVCAQCFRPFPEGLFYEFEGRKYCEHDFQMLFAPCCGSCGEFIIGRVIKAMNNNWHPGCFRCELCDVELADLGFVKNAGRHLCRPCHNREKAKGLGKYVCQRCHLVIDEQPLMFKNDAYHPDHFSCTHCGKELTAEARELKGELYCLPCHDKMGVPICGACRRPIEGRVVNALGKQWHVEHFVCAKCEKPFLGHRHYEKKGLAYCETHYNQLFGDVCYNCSHVIEGDVVSALNKAWCVHCFSCSTCNSKLTLKNKFVEFDMKPVCKRCYEKFPLELKKRLKKLSELAARKAQPKSVGLNSA
- the LIMS2 gene encoding LIM and senescent cell antigen-like-containing domain protein 2 isoform X3, giving the protein MTGSNMSSALANAVCQRCQARFAPAERIVNSNGELYHEHCFVCAQCFRPFPEGLFYEFEGRKYCEHDFQMLFAPCCGSCGEFIIGRVIKAMNNNWHPGCFRCELCDVELADLGFVKNAGRHLCRPCHNREKAKGLGKYVCQRCHLVIDEQPLMFKNDAYHPDHFSCTHCGKELTAEARELKGELYCLPCHDKMGVPICGACRRPIEGRVVNALGKQWHVEHFVCAKCEKPFLGHRHYEKKGLAYCETHYNQLFGDVCYNCSHVIEGDVVSALNKAWCVHCFSCSTCNSKLTLKNKFVEFDMKPVCKRCYEKFPLELKKRLKKLSELAARKAQPKSVGLNSA
- the LIMS2 gene encoding LIM and senescent cell antigen-like-containing domain protein 2 isoform X4, whose amino-acid sequence is MSSALANAVCQRCQARFAPAERIVNSNGELYHEHCFVCAQCFRPFPEGLFYEFEGRKYCEHDFQMLFAPCCGSCGEFIIGRVIKAMNNNWHPGCFRCELCDVELADLGFVKNAGRHLCRPCHNREKAKGLGKYVCQRCHLVIDEQPLMFKNDAYHPDHFSCTHCGKELTAEARELKGELYCLPCHDKMGVPICGACRRPIEGRVVNALGKQWHVEHFVCAKCEKPFLGHRHYEKKGLAYCETHYNQLFGDVCYNCSHVIEGDVVSALNKAWCVHCFSCSTCNSKLTLKNKFVEFDMKPVCKRCYEKFPLELKKRLKKLSELAARKAQPKSVGLNSA
- the LIMS2 gene encoding LIM and senescent cell antigen-like-containing domain protein 2 isoform X5 yields the protein MFKNDAYHPDHFSCTHCGKELTAEARELKGELYCLPCHDKMGVPICGACRRPIEGRVVNALGKQWHVEHFVCAKCEKPFLGHRHYEKKGLAYCETHYNQLFGDVCYNCSHVIEGDVVSALNKAWCVHCFSCSTCNSKLTLKNKFVEFDMKPVCKRCYEKFPLELKKRLKKLSELAARKAQPKSVGLNSA
- the LIMS2 gene encoding LIM and senescent cell antigen-like-containing domain protein 2 isoform X2, producing MSSAANMSSALANAVCQRCQARFAPAERIVNSNGELYHEHCFVCAQCFRPFPEGLFYEFEGRKYCEHDFQMLFAPCCGSCGEFIIGRVIKAMNNNWHPGCFRCELCDVELADLGFVKNAGRHLCRPCHNREKAKGLGKYVCQRCHLVIDEQPLMFKNDAYHPDHFSCTHCGKELTAEARELKGELYCLPCHDKMGVPICGACRRPIEGRVVNALGKQWHVEHFVCAKCEKPFLGHRHYEKKGLAYCETHYNQLFGDVCYNCSHVIEGDVVSALNKAWCVHCFSCSTCNSKLTLKNKFVEFDMKPVCKRCYEKFPLELKKRLKKLSELAARKAQPKSVGLNSA